The Streptomyces sp. CC0208 genome window below encodes:
- a CDS encoding DUF6153 family protein encodes MTSSEQPSARPPLWRALLLLGLLVGVLGMHALAPGGGLGAHEGRSAHMATAAAVAVDTVCHDGCGSGHLHHADATCTSGAVSGGPALPALVPDPSGSTPGTVELCAQTAAAQEGARAPPSLAELQLLRI; translated from the coding sequence ATGACCAGCTCCGAGCAGCCCAGCGCGCGTCCGCCCCTGTGGCGGGCGCTGCTCCTGCTGGGGCTGCTCGTGGGGGTGTTGGGCATGCACGCCCTGGCGCCCGGTGGCGGCCTGGGTGCACACGAGGGCAGGTCCGCGCACATGGCGACGGCCGCCGCTGTCGCCGTCGACACCGTCTGTCACGACGGCTGCGGCTCGGGCCATCTCCACCACGCCGACGCGACCTGTACGTCGGGGGCCGTGAGCGGTGGGCCCGCCTTGCCCGCGCTCGTTCCCGATCCGTCGGGAAGCACCCCGGGCACGGTCGAGCTGTGCGCCCAGACGGCAGCGGCCCAGGAAGGTGCCCGCGCTCCGCCCTCCCTCGCGGAACTCCAGCTCCTGCGGATCTAG
- a CDS encoding DUF305 domain-containing protein: protein MRSTRTVIRRACLAAVAVSAALTLTACGGDSDDSGSAASSPSVSAETSAGTHNAQDVSFAQGMIPHHQQAVEMAGLAADRASSPEVKDLAARIEKAQGPEIETMSGWLRTWGKKVPEAMPGMDHSAHSGMAGMMDSADMEKLGKASGKEFDSMFLTMMVEHHEGAVEMAGTEKAKGEDRAATAMAGDIVTTQNAEIGEMKKLLGEN, encoded by the coding sequence ATGCGCAGTACCCGTACCGTGATCCGCCGTGCCTGTCTCGCGGCGGTCGCCGTGAGCGCCGCCCTCACCCTCACCGCCTGCGGCGGCGACAGCGACGACAGCGGCTCGGCCGCCTCGTCGCCGTCGGTGTCCGCCGAGACCTCGGCCGGCACCCACAACGCCCAGGACGTCTCCTTCGCCCAGGGCATGATCCCGCACCACCAGCAGGCCGTGGAGATGGCCGGCCTGGCCGCCGACCGGGCCTCCTCCCCCGAGGTCAAGGACCTCGCCGCCCGGATCGAGAAGGCGCAGGGGCCGGAGATCGAGACCATGAGCGGCTGGCTGAGGACCTGGGGCAAGAAGGTCCCCGAGGCGATGCCCGGCATGGACCACTCGGCGCACTCCGGCATGGCCGGGATGATGGACAGCGCCGACATGGAGAAGCTGGGGAAGGCCTCCGGCAAGGAATTCGACTCCATGTTCCTGACCATGATGGTCGAGCACCACGAGGGCGCCGTCGAGATGGCCGGCACCGAGAAGGCCAAGGGCGAGGACCGGGCCGCCACGGCCATGGCCGGTGACATCGTCACCACGCAGAACGCAGAGATCGGCGAGATGAAGAAGCTCCTCGGCGAGAACTGA
- a CDS encoding DUF3040 domain-containing protein: protein MTTGRLPDHEQRILDEMERALRRDRRLARRMRSSRPRRRPDLTRVTHYRPHVLTVSLLLAMSIGLMVTGIVTSRPAVIWAFAAVWPLALFAVFRLLCRWTRS, encoded by the coding sequence GTGACGACAGGGCGACTCCCCGATCACGAACAGCGCATCCTGGACGAGATGGAACGCGCCCTGCGCCGCGACCGCCGTCTGGCCCGCCGGATGCGCTCAAGCCGACCGCGCAGACGGCCGGACCTCACCCGGGTGACCCACTACCGGCCGCACGTCCTGACCGTGAGCCTGCTGCTCGCGATGTCGATCGGACTCATGGTGACGGGGATCGTCACCTCGCGGCCCGCGGTGATCTGGGCCTTCGCGGCCGTCTGGCCACTGGCCCTGTTCGCGGTGTTCCGTCTCCTGTGCCGCTGGACCCGATCCTGA
- a CDS encoding HAD-IIIA family hydrolase, translating to MTRVRTVLFDRDSILAGDSPDPDRVRPAPGAGEALGMLRLQGVRTGFVALQPGIGHGPLSDADVRAVNHRVDELLGPFDIWGVCPHGPDDGCHCRPPEPGLILWAAGRVCTAPADCAVVGTAADAEAAARVGAHGILVPDERTRPEETARADHVAPDVLTAVRALLTGPPQGRILVDERPIESAFETGEA from the coding sequence ATGACGCGCGTGCGTACGGTGCTGTTCGACCGCGACAGCATCCTTGCCGGAGACTCGCCCGACCCCGACCGGGTGCGCCCCGCGCCCGGTGCCGGTGAGGCGCTCGGCATGCTGCGCCTGCAGGGCGTCCGCACCGGGTTCGTGGCCCTGCAACCGGGCATCGGACACGGGCCGCTCAGCGACGCCGACGTGCGGGCCGTCAACCACCGCGTCGACGAACTGCTCGGCCCCTTCGACATCTGGGGAGTGTGCCCGCACGGGCCCGACGACGGCTGCCACTGCCGTCCGCCCGAACCGGGCCTGATCCTGTGGGCGGCAGGCCGGGTGTGCACCGCACCGGCCGACTGCGCGGTCGTCGGCACGGCCGCGGACGCCGAGGCCGCGGCCCGGGTGGGCGCCCACGGGATCCTCGTACCGGACGAGCGGACCCGGCCGGAGGAGACGGCACGGGCCGATCATGTGGCGCCGGACGTCCTGACCGCCGTGCGCGCGCTGCTCACCGGGCCGCCGCAGGGCCGGATCCTGGTCGACGAGCGGCCGATCGAGTCGGCCTTCGAGACCGGCGAGGCGTGA